A single Thermoleophilia bacterium DNA region contains:
- a CDS encoding DHA2 family efflux MFS transporter permease subunit → MPSTRSPITAHEGSATNGLPPWVVTLALLPGILITLADATVMSVAVPMIIRRLESSVISVSWVMNGYNLVLTVLFLAMGRLADRYGHKHVFVAGLALFTVASAGCARASTIDMLIALRVIQAVGAAAVVPTALTLLLDAFPAGRQGFAAGLFGALTSAAAAAGPVLGGVLIERWGWPAIFWFNVPVGALGVVLALTLVRGRRRAAPDAKLDWPGVGLSSAGLFCLTLALIEANDWGWTSARILGLFLGAAVLLALFVVWELRSPAPLFDLRLFRKRTFAAASAAIMTVDIAMMGTAFMLVIYMIAMMDYSELKAGLAITTLPAAGLILAPFAGRLVDRFGPRPLAVAGALLSAAGLFALGHLARSAPLPEVLWRATLVGAGLGLSLPALTAAGMSVVPGGVKGVGSGVLNTARQLGFLLGVAILVAVFAHTMTTAVNRSADRAQDLTRAQAALSPEIKETIVVAIDSARDIDVTVGMTELRKIANPIANVIAPQVGALEGFALVQLKDALEQIFWDEASAAFRWPFYTASLAALLSVIPGLLLPRRLTAEQTGRRAE, encoded by the coding sequence ATGCCATCGACCCGATCTCCAATCACTGCCCACGAGGGAAGTGCCACAAACGGCCTCCCCCCATGGGTGGTCACGCTGGCCCTCCTCCCCGGAATCCTGATCACCCTCGCCGACGCCACCGTGATGAGCGTCGCGGTGCCCATGATCATCCGTCGCCTGGAGTCGTCGGTGATCTCGGTCTCGTGGGTGATGAACGGCTACAACTTGGTCCTCACCGTGCTCTTTCTGGCCATGGGGCGTCTCGCCGATCGTTACGGGCACAAGCACGTCTTCGTCGCCGGACTGGCGCTGTTCACCGTCGCCTCCGCGGGCTGTGCCCGCGCCTCGACGATCGACATGCTCATCGCGCTGCGAGTGATTCAGGCGGTGGGCGCGGCGGCCGTAGTGCCAACCGCGCTGACGCTCCTGCTCGACGCGTTTCCCGCCGGCCGGCAAGGCTTCGCGGCCGGCCTCTTCGGCGCCCTCACCTCCGCCGCCGCCGCGGCAGGACCCGTTCTCGGCGGCGTCCTCATCGAGCGTTGGGGCTGGCCGGCCATCTTCTGGTTCAACGTGCCGGTCGGCGCCCTCGGCGTCGTGCTGGCGCTGACGCTGGTGCGCGGTCGCCGCCGTGCGGCGCCCGACGCCAAACTCGACTGGCCCGGCGTCGGCCTCAGCAGCGCCGGCCTCTTCTGCCTCACGCTGGCACTCATCGAGGCCAACGACTGGGGCTGGACGAGCGCGCGCATCCTCGGCCTCTTCCTCGGCGCCGCAGTGCTCCTGGCACTGTTCGTGGTCTGGGAACTACGCTCGCCGGCGCCGCTCTTCGATCTGCGCCTCTTCCGCAAGCGCACGTTCGCCGCCGCCAGCGCCGCGATCATGACCGTCGACATCGCCATGATGGGCACCGCCTTCATGCTCGTTATCTACATGATCGCGATGATGGACTACTCGGAACTCAAGGCCGGCCTGGCGATCACCACCCTGCCGGCGGCCGGCTTGATACTGGCGCCGTTCGCCGGCCGCCTCGTCGACCGCTTCGGCCCGCGGCCGCTGGCCGTGGCCGGCGCCCTGCTCAGCGCCGCCGGCCTCTTTGCCCTCGGGCACTTGGCGCGTAGCGCGCCCCTTCCCGAGGTGCTGTGGCGCGCGACGCTCGTCGGCGCCGGCCTTGGCCTCTCGTTGCCGGCGCTCACCGCCGCCGGCATGAGCGTCGTCCCCGGCGGCGTCAAAGGCGTCGGCTCCGGCGTCCTCAACACGGCCCGGCAACTCGGCTTCCTACTCGGCGTGGCCATCCTCGTCGCCGTCTTCGCACACACGATGACCACGGCCGTCAACCGCTCCGCCGACCGCGCCCAAGACCTCACACGCGCTCAGGCGGCGCTCTCGCCCGAGATCAAGGAGACGATCGTCGTCGCCATCGACAGCGCCCGCGATATCGACGTGACCGTCGGCATGACCGAGTTGCGCAAGATCGCCAACCCGATCGCCAATGTGATCGCGCCGCAGGTCGGAGCCCTTGAGGGCTTCGCGCTCGTCCAGCTCAAAGACGCCCTGGAGCAGATCTTCTGGGACGAGGCGTCGGCCGCCTTTCGCTGGCCGTTCTACACGGCCAGCCTGGCGGCCCTACTCTCCGTAATCCCCGGCCTCCTGCTCCCGCGCCGCCTCACGGCAGAGCAAACGGGAAGACGAGCGGAGTGA
- a CDS encoding SLC13 family permease, giving the protein MSLDAWIVLAMLAAMFALLIATKWPAWIIFLATLTAAITLRVAPEAALLKGFANSGVLTVAVLFMVAAGMYRTGAITLIADRLLGRPRGDNQALRRLLGPLAFASAFLNNTPLVAMMIPVVRDLGRSNDRVNASTLYMPISFATILGGAATLIGTSTNLIVAGLVVGQIAKGQAQGLSEINVFTPTAVGLPAAVVGLVFLLLAAGRLMPKRVPEGERHDPQRRFLAAFVVDPHGPLVGRGLAQSGLDSFAGCELTSHQGVRECTWLPPRDAGPALSPKGIDAEVVAVRHAFRKVVDVAEGVLKPPLEALRPRLADGDVMLQGGDVLIYVGALEAITALWQTIGLRAAIAPVKMAHEPYTHRLVEVVMSETSEAVGHHVVHLPLEYKHIFHAKVVGVALTEERAHEKLADMRVQPGDTLLLEVTPSFLYDARNEADFALVRRLHGYKIKRTSRAPIAGGIALTMVLLASFGVMTMLNAALLATLALIVTGCLSLSTAIKSIELDTVIVLGAAVGLESAVTNSGLATGIANALVYLGGANPWVALAVIFVGAIVTTNVINAAAAAALLFPVAVGMATKMDVSAMPFVMAMMIAASYSFVNPAGFQTNLMVQKPGGYTFGDFTRLGLPLSVLVTIVVCVVTPLVFPFALP; this is encoded by the coding sequence ATGTCGCTCGATGCCTGGATCGTGCTCGCAATGCTGGCCGCGATGTTCGCGCTGCTGATCGCGACCAAGTGGCCGGCGTGGATCATTTTTCTGGCCACGCTCACGGCGGCGATCACCCTGCGTGTCGCCCCCGAGGCAGCGTTGCTCAAGGGCTTTGCGAACTCCGGCGTGCTCACCGTCGCCGTGCTCTTCATGGTTGCCGCCGGGATGTACCGCACGGGGGCGATCACGCTCATCGCCGATCGCCTTCTCGGTCGTCCCCGCGGCGATAATCAGGCACTGCGTCGCCTCCTCGGCCCGCTCGCCTTCGCCAGCGCCTTCCTCAACAACACGCCTCTCGTGGCGATGATGATCCCGGTCGTCCGCGATCTCGGGCGTTCCAACGATCGCGTCAACGCCTCGACGCTCTACATGCCGATCTCGTTCGCGACGATCCTCGGCGGCGCGGCGACGCTCATCGGCACGTCGACCAATCTGATCGTCGCGGGACTCGTCGTCGGTCAGATCGCCAAGGGACAAGCGCAGGGGCTGAGCGAGATCAACGTGTTCACGCCCACGGCCGTCGGGCTGCCGGCGGCGGTCGTCGGTCTCGTGTTCTTGCTGCTCGCCGCCGGCCGGTTGATGCCCAAGCGCGTCCCCGAAGGGGAGAGGCACGACCCGCAGCGCCGCTTCCTCGCGGCTTTCGTCGTCGATCCCCATGGGCCTCTCGTCGGCCGAGGCCTGGCGCAGTCTGGTCTGGATTCGTTTGCCGGCTGCGAGCTGACCTCACATCAGGGCGTGCGGGAGTGCACCTGGCTGCCCCCGCGCGACGCCGGTCCTGCTCTCAGTCCCAAGGGGATCGACGCCGAGGTGGTCGCGGTGCGGCACGCGTTTCGCAAGGTGGTCGACGTCGCCGAGGGCGTGCTCAAGCCGCCGCTCGAGGCGCTGAGGCCGCGTCTTGCCGACGGCGACGTGATGCTCCAGGGTGGCGACGTGCTCATCTACGTCGGCGCGCTCGAAGCGATCACGGCCCTTTGGCAGACGATCGGTCTGCGCGCCGCCATCGCGCCGGTGAAGATGGCTCATGAGCCGTACACACACCGCCTCGTCGAGGTGGTCATGAGCGAGACAAGCGAGGCTGTCGGACATCATGTCGTTCATCTGCCGCTCGAGTACAAGCACATCTTCCACGCCAAGGTCGTGGGTGTGGCGCTCACCGAGGAGCGGGCGCACGAGAAATTGGCCGACATGCGCGTGCAGCCCGGCGACACGCTGCTGCTCGAGGTCACGCCGTCGTTTCTCTACGACGCGCGCAACGAGGCCGACTTCGCCCTCGTGCGCCGTCTTCACGGCTACAAGATCAAGCGCACGAGTCGTGCTCCCATCGCCGGCGGCATCGCGTTGACGATGGTGCTCCTGGCATCGTTTGGCGTCATGACGATGCTGAACGCCGCGCTTCTGGCGACGCTGGCATTGATCGTCACCGGATGCCTTTCGCTGAGTACGGCGATCAAGAGCATCGAGCTCGACACGGTGATCGTCCTCGGCGCCGCCGTCGGACTCGAGTCGGCCGTGACCAACAGCGGATTGGCCACGGGTATCGCCAACGCTCTGGTCTATCTGGGCGGCGCCAATCCCTGGGTCGCTCTGGCGGTGATCTTCGTGGGGGCGATCGTGACCACCAACGTGATCAACGCCGCCGCGGCGGCGGCGCTTCTCTTTCCCGTCGCCGTCGGCATGGCGACCAAGATGGACGTCAGCGCGATGCCGTTCGTGATGGCGATGATGATCGCCGCGTCGTACTCGTTCGTGAATCCGGCCGGCTTCCAGACCAACCTGATGGTGCAGAAGCCCGGCGGCTACACCTTTGGCGACTTCACGCGGCTCGGACTGCCGCTGAGTGTGTTGGTGACGATCGTCGTCTGCGTCGTCACTCCGCTCGTCTTCCCGTTTGCTCTGCCGTGA